Proteins from a single region of Campylobacter sputorum:
- the galU gene encoding UTP--glucose-1-phosphate uridylyltransferase GalU, with the protein MIQTCLFPAAGYGTRFLPATKSLPKEMLPILTKPLIHYGVDEALEANMNNMAFVTGRGKRALEDYFDISYELEHQIAGTSKEHLLTEIRNLMSACSFTFTRQENMKGLGDAIYTGKTLVKSEPFGVILADDLCINENGDGVLSQMVKIYEKYRCSIVAVMEVEKDEVDKYGIVDGKFIEDDLIMVSNMVEKPTPQEAPNNLAIIGRYILTPDIFDMIEQTKPGKNGEIQITDALLKQANNGMILAYKFKGKRFDCGSLKGYVEATNYFYENIYGKQ; encoded by the coding sequence ATGATTCAAACTTGTCTTTTTCCAGCAGCTGGCTATGGAACTAGATTTTTACCAGCTACAAAATCACTTCCAAAAGAAATGTTGCCTATTTTAACAAAACCACTTATACATTATGGTGTTGATGAAGCACTTGAGGCAAATATGAATAATATGGCATTTGTAACAGGAAGAGGAAAAAGAGCTTTAGAAGATTATTTTGATATTAGTTATGAGCTTGAACATCAAATAGCAGGGACAAGCAAAGAGCACCTTTTAACAGAGATTCGAAATTTAATGAGTGCTTGTTCTTTTACTTTTACTAGACAAGAAAATATGAAAGGTCTTGGAGATGCGATATATACTGGGAAAACACTCGTCAAAAGTGAGCCATTTGGTGTTATTTTAGCAGATGATTTATGTATAAATGAAAATGGCGATGGTGTGTTATCTCAGATGGTTAAAATTTACGAAAAATACCGCTGTTCTATAGTTGCAGTTATGGAAGTTGAGAAAGATGAAGTTGATAAATATGGTATTGTAGATGGTAAATTTATAGAAGATGATCTGATAATGGTTTCGAATATGGTTGAAAAACCAACACCACAAGAAGCACCAAATAATCTAGCAATAATTGGAAGATATATCCTAACGCCAGATATTTTTGATATGATAGAGCAAACAAAGCCTGGGAAAAATGGAGAAATTCAAATAACTGATGCACTTTTAAAACAGGCAAATAATGGAATGATTTTGGCGTATAAATTTAAAGGCAAGAGATTTGATTGTGGTTCTTTGAAAGGTTATGTAGAAGCTACAAACTATTTTTATGAGAACATATATGGTAAACAATAA
- a CDS encoding glucose-6-phosphate isomerase has translation MVNNKIYFKFSPLEDINKFSKRMNDEFNAGDIGYYHLPELGYEAINVLKKIDDKFSKFKTIVLMGIGGSSLGVQTVYEILNLKSSKKIIFLDNLDPFEFYKKTKDIVFDETFFLISSKSGTTIEPISIFKCVVEKFNVKDFSYNFAAITDLGSPLENFAKKHNISVFYIPKNVGGRFSVLSMIGLVPLYFCGFDVISLLDGAKACKKNFLEDQNDTILQKAYHYATHKNATINVLFSYCDRFDKFNDWYVQLWAESLGKKKGYQRIGLTPVGLVGSRDQHSFLQLIMDGVKDKTVTFIKVLNHDQNINIPNIKFDFLQDCDFVNSYSLQDVLNAQCEASLKAIIAEGVSVDLIEVDKIDEWHIGYLLYYFELLTSATGIMLGINTYDQPGVEVGKRILKKMLLPLS, from the coding sequence ATGGTAAACAATAAAATTTATTTTAAATTTTCTCCCTTAGAAGATATTAATAAATTTTCAAAAAGAATGAATGATGAGTTTAATGCTGGAGATATAGGGTATTATCATCTGCCAGAACTTGGTTATGAAGCTATAAATGTGTTAAAAAAAATCGATGATAAATTTAGTAAATTTAAAACAATAGTTCTTATGGGGATAGGCGGATCTTCGCTTGGTGTGCAAACAGTTTATGAGATACTAAATTTAAAAAGTTCAAAGAAAATTATTTTTTTAGACAATTTAGATCCGTTTGAATTTTATAAAAAAACTAAAGATATAGTCTTTGATGAAACATTCTTTTTAATTTCTAGTAAGTCTGGCACTACAATTGAGCCAATATCTATTTTTAAATGTGTGGTTGAAAAATTTAATGTCAAAGACTTTAGTTACAATTTTGCTGCTATAACTGATTTAGGATCGCCTCTAGAAAATTTTGCAAAAAAACATAATATATCTGTTTTTTATATACCAAAAAATGTTGGTGGAAGATTTAGTGTGCTTAGTATGATAGGTCTTGTTCCATTGTATTTTTGTGGTTTTGATGTTATTTCTTTGCTTGATGGTGCCAAAGCTTGTAAAAAAAACTTTTTAGAAGATCAAAATGACACAATACTTCAAAAAGCATATCACTATGCTACGCATAAAAATGCAACTATAAATGTTTTGTTTAGTTACTGCGATCGATTTGATAAATTTAATGATTGGTATGTGCAGCTTTGGGCGGAATCGCTTGGTAAGAAAAAAGGATATCAACGCATAGGACTTACTCCAGTTGGTTTAGTTGGCTCTAGGGATCAGCACTCTTTTTTACAACTCATTATGGATGGAGTAAAAGATAAAACAGTAACTTTTATAAAAGTTTTAAATCATGATCAAAATATTAACATTCCAAATATTAAATTTGATTTTTTGCAAGATTGTGATTTTGTAAATTCATACTCTTTACAAGATGTATTAAATGCGCAATGTGAAGCTAGTTTAAAAGCTATAATTGCTGAAGGAGTAAGCGTTGATTTGATTGAGGTTGATAAAATAGATGAATGGCATATAGGGTATTTGCTTTATTATTTTGAACTTTTAACTTCTGCAACTGGAATTATGCTTGGAATTAATACCTACGATCAGCCAGGTGTTGAAGTTGGCAAAAGAATACTTAAAAAAATGCTTTTACCGCTTAGTTAA